Proteins found in one Plasmodium knowlesi strain H genome assembly, chromosome: 12 genomic segment:
- a CDS encoding Qa-SNARE protein, putative, with protein MDRSDEFMCLCRKRDKGVSLTRRENKCKDAFLIHSSKIYTTLLANCDYIDNNTLKQYNLTIPRSIHVKEKKTRVKSKGNLLYAVNKISEDINLLKPKTETETHKHVLCCLNSLLGIFIDIINKYEHNLSSYHLKLNRYTNFCFYDVKGIKCNFDYLSRLNRYIYATNSYDSHFRKPDALLGLTHGGGTPDQETHSNNHHAVDSIKSSNTGEHQNGENRLDYHLEREKCENYLLDEGGEQQNMAKENSMKNMTARKRREKKVVKFDTYNYVEEEEAKRGQEGVFLPTSSSNYNYTLNANQQLEFKKYVDLFEKEENTYIMETKSKIAKISKLMNIFVTKIYEQNENLNMIEHVVEESIENVAQGNTYLSKIQNKKSMNSLIFFVLLCTSLFLLIFDLLR; from the coding sequence ATGGATCGCTCAGACGAGTTCATGTGCTTATGCAGGAAGCGCGACAAAGGCGTGTCCCTCACGCGCAGGGAAAATAAGTGCAAGGATGCCTTTCTTATCCACAGCAGCAAAATATACACAACCCTCCTTGCCAACTGTGACTACATAGATAACAACACGCTAAAGCAATATAACCTCACAATTCCCCGAAGCATACacgtgaaggagaaaaagaccAGGGTCAAAAGTAAAGGCAATTTACTCTACGCCGTCAACAAAATTTCAGAAGACATTAACCTTTTAAAACCAAAGACGGAGACGGAAACACATAAGCATGTGTTATGCTGCCTAAATAGCCTCCTTGGTATTTTCATTGACATTATTAACAAGTATGAACACAACTTAAGTAGCTACCATTTGAAGTTGAATCGATACACGAACTTTTGCTTCTACGACGTGAAAGGCATCAAGTGTAACTTTGATTACCTTAGCAGATTGAACCGTTACATATACGCAACCAATTCATATGACAGCCATTTTAGAAAACCCGATGCACTTTTGGGCCTAACACATGGAGGAGGTACCCCTGACCAAGAGACGCACTCAAATAATCACCACGCCGTTGACTCCATCAAGAGCAGCAACACTGGGGAGcaccaaaatggagaaaatcgCCTCGACTATCACTTAGAGAGAGagaaatgtgaaaattaCCTTTTGGATGAAGGAGGAGAGCAGCAGAACATGGCGAAGGAAAATTCCATGAAAAACATGACTGCGAGAAAacgaagggaaaagaaagtcGTCAAATTCGATACGTATAACTAtgttgaagaggaagaggcaAAAAGAGGGCAGGAGGGAGTATTTCTCCCCACCTCGAGCAGCAATTATAATTACACCCTCAACGCGAACCAACAATTGGAATTCAAAAAGTACGTGGACCTCtttgagaaggaagaaaacaccTACATCATGGAAACTAAAAGCAAAATCGCCAAAATAAGCAAACTAATGAACATATTTGTTACAAAGATATATGAACAGAATGAGAACTTGAACATGATAGAGCACGTGGTGGAGGAAAGCATAGAGAACGTAGCCCAAGGGAATACCTACCTCAGTAAAatacaaaacaagaaaagcATGAACTCCCTCATCTTCTTCGTCCTCCTGTGCACCTCCCTCTTTTTGCTCATCTTCGATTTGCTCCGATAG